From Xanthocytophaga agilis:
TTCAGGTATCTGCTTCATTATCTTACCTGCACTTAAAAAATGCCAATAGCAAATCTCCATTTTCCAGACGCTTCAGACAGATCAGACCCTTCTAAAAAACATTTTATAAAGGGAGGTAATACAGGAATTAGATTATCTGGTTGATTAATAGGTAATTACAAAACAAGTACTACAGGTATTGTGTATTCAGTCTGACCATGAAAGTTAGTTTGGAAATTTTTAAATAAAATAAGGTGCTGTTTATCAGATATTTAAAAAATTGCAATGCTCATCCCCTTTATAAAATGTTTTTTAGAAGGGTCTGATCTGTCCGAAGCGTCTGGAAAACTGTGTTTCAACTATCGCAACAAAGGCACTTGGTCTAACCTGGGTGTTTGTACAGATGTGACCTCAGATATAGCAGCTTGGTTATGATCCATTTTGGGGGCAGTTTGGAGTGTCAGGTTTGGAATGGCTGGTTTCACAGGTTTTACTGCCCTGGAAGGAATCTTATAGACGGCAATCTGCTTCAGACAGAAATACTGCAGGTTACTGGCCCGGCCTGTAGAAGCTGTAAAGCCCCATATTACCTGAGTAGCCCCTTTAAATACTTCGTGAATCAGATCTTTCTTGCCAGAATAGACTATATGTCCATCCAGAAAAACAGTGATCAGTTGTTTCTCCGGATTCCACCGAAACCTGAAGTCATGGAGTTTGCCGTCTTCCAGGTTATAATTGTCCGTATTGTTGTTCCAGTACTGGGTATGAAAGTTGGTACCATTTTCCAGATAGGCGGCATGATCACAGTAAGGGTCGTTCTGGCGGGCATTGTAATAGGTATCAAACTCAACAGCGACAGAGGGCGAAATATAATTTCCGGCTACATAGTCTTTGCTCCAGCGACCATATCCCATACACTCACCCCAGGTGCCAAAGGCCTGATACTGATTGGGGTCATTGTGTACCACAAAGGTAATTCCGTCTGCCCCTTCTTCTTTAGTACCTAGATAAATATCAAACTGAATCTCAAAGTAGGTATTCAGATTCAGCTTCTGTGTACTGTATGCGAGTCCTTCAGAATACGGAACATCCGGAGTAAGTTGTATGCAGCCTCCATCCATTGGAGCCGCATCGCCCATAAGCTTAAATGGCGATTGTGCAGAGCTTATCGCCACTACCATACCTGCCAAAAGGAGTAAAGGTACACGCATAGTGGTACGAAATTAGGTTGGTAAATCTGTAAGGGAAAGGCGGCTCGCTGAATGTATAGGAAAGATACAAAACCAAGTGGTAAAAACAGCAAGTATTTCAGTATTTTTCAGATGAAAAAAACACTCTCTGCCTTGATGGGAGGACGATACTTTTTGTCCTTTTGAATCATGTCTCATAAAAGAATCACTCCCTTCTTTGTCCTTCTGAAAGAAACTCGTGACAAATAGAGCCATGCTTGGTATATGAGTGAAAAAAAATATTCAGAAACCAAATGCCGCCGGTCTTGCCACGAGTTTCTTTCAGAAGGACAGCAAAGAGAGATTTACTTAAGGAAGACAAAAGGGAGAGATTTTTTCAGGGAAACAGAGGAGTGTTGCTTTGGGGAAAACAAAAAATAAATTACTTTATCTATTGCTGCGCAAAACCTAACCTGCTCAAACTACGTTTTCCCATTCAAAAATTAAGTACAATTTGAAAAACTCTATACAATATTAAAGTTCACCGTCTATAAACTAAACCACCTATGACTCCATCGTTTACACTAGATAGTCCTATGCCTCCTATATGGATTATGTATCCTCATATCTCACAATACAGCATTGGCTGGCGAATGGGTTATGGGGAAGGATATAAATTTAATTTGGGGGATTGGAAGGAAAACTTATCAGAAGAGCAACGACGACAGTATGAAGAGATGTTTCCGCATCCGGTATTCTGGAGGGAATATTACAACCCTGATTATGACTTTGAAGACATTGAGGATTTTGAATGTGGGACTGTACAACTATGGCACAAAAATGGTGAGATGCAGTATTCAAGAGAGAAACTGATCGAGCAGGTCAAATCAGCCCCACTCTCCTATCTTTTCTTTTGGAAACCTAATCCTGACGCACTGGATAAGTTTTGTCTGGGACAGTGGCAACCATCTTACTTTGAGGTTGATGAAGGCGAATACACCTGTGCGGAACAATATATGATGGCTGAAAAAGCCAGACTCTTTGAGGACGCTGAAACAGAGAGCAGAATTATGCAATCAACAGACCCAAAGGAAATGAAAGCCTTAGGACAGAAAGTAAAAAACTTTGATCAAAGCATCTGGGACAAAGCCAAATATTCCATTGTCCTCAATGGCAACTATTACAAGTTTACCCAAAACAAAGATATGCGTGACTATCTGTTATCTACAGGCAATCAGATTCTGGTAGAGGCTAGTCCATTGGATACAATCTGGGGCATAGGTCTGGCCGAAGACAATGCAAAGGCACTGGACCCGACTACCTGGCGGGGCAGTAATCTGCTGGGGTTTGCCCTTATGGAAGTCAGAGATGAATTGCGGAAGGTTTATAAAAACTATCATATCATTGACTGGAGCAAACTGAAAGAGTACACAGTTTGATAGAGCCAAGAGAAAGACTTTGGAAGCTTTTAAACTTCTTACAGTATGCTTTCCTATCCTTACTTCAATTTTCTTTTTCTGTTATACTTGATCTAAAACCTAAAGGAGAACGGACTGCAAATGCCCAAACTACCTTAAATACAACCTTTCTTGCCTAATGTGCATAGAACTATGCTCATTACAAATTTTGAGTTTAGTTCTAGGCATACAATAAAATAAGGAGGCAGTCTCTATTGCTATTCTCAAAAAAGTTTTTGCCTAGAGTTCACCACAAAATTGCTGATGCGTTGAGTAAACCGCAAGAAATTATTTTGAACAAAATAAACCGCAAATTTTTTGTTTGATTGAAATTCATCGCAAAAAATTGTCTGCGTTGAATTCCGATCAACAATCTCATCTACATAAAACTATGCACACTAACTTTATATCAGGATATTGGAAATAAAATAGTCAGGATATAATCAGATAGGTAATTATATCCCTCTATCCAATAAAACCCTGACTGCTATAAAATCAACTAAAAGAAGTTTTACACTTTCAACTACCCTTCCAGTTCCTTAATTCTGTTTTGCAGACGTGTTACCTCTTCTATGCGCATCTCTTCCATTTCAGCCTGACGACGTTCCATTTCTTCCTGAGTAGCCGCTAGTTCTTCCATATTCTGGCGCATTTCCTCTTCCTGGCTGCGCAACATTTCAGTTTGTTGCTTTAATTCTTCCAATAGTTTTTTTGTATTCTCATTTGTTCGGGTAGCTGATACCGCTGAGGCAATACTTTCTGCCAGTTTTTCTACCAGTTCTATCTCATGCTTTTCAAATACATTAAAAGACGCCAATTCCAGTGCACCCTCTACTTCATCATTGAGTTTAAGCGGTACTATCAATATACAACCCGGATTAGCCTCACCTAGTCCAGAAGTTATATGAACATAATCATGGGGAATATCGGTAAGAAAGATGGTATCTTTTTCCAGAACTACCTGACCTATCAATCCTTCTCCTATCTCTATTCGTTTTTTCAAATATTTTTTGCGATCATAGGCATAACAGGCTGTCAGCTCCAGATAAGGATCAGACTCTTTGTCCTGAAGAATAAAAATCCCACCCTGGTTGGCTTTTAGATATTTGACCATGTGCGAAATGATCTCATACGAAAGTGATTGGATATCCGAACTATTACGCAAAATCTCTCCCATCTGAGCCAGTCCCAACGTCATAAACTTGTCCTGCATATCTTTCTTCTGGGCTATAGTCAGACTTGCCTGCATTTTCAACAACGACTTACCCAGCTCGTCTTTATCATCCATAATGGTATAAATGGCAGCGAGATTTCCCTGACTGATCGCATCTGCAAACTCTATATTGTGTCGGATGTTGTTTACCTGTTGCAATACACCTGCCTTGATAAACATTTCCCTCTTCGTCTTTCGCTCTAGTATATAAGCCCAATACCCACAAATTAATACCACTACCGTTGCCAGAGCTCCATGGAACAGAAACGTCTCCAGATCCATATAGGTCTGCTGAGTAAAATAGATCTCTGCATTTCCTTTATATTGCAGGTAAGCAAAGATGCCATGATGGATAACCACCACAATGATATTGGGTAGCTGCAATCGCCAGTTCTGATAGGCAATGAGCAAAGTAGCTCCTATAAAAACAAAGAAGTGCATCTCAAACATACCATGCATCTGGTAAATAAACTGGGCAGAAAACAAGGCCACAATCACACTTCCTATATACTGGTAAAAAGAAGACTTAGGTAACAGGAACTTGGTTCCATAGTACATGACAAGACATAAACCACCCACTCCAAATGCAATTTTGAAAGTCCCATATTGAAAGGCAATGATACAACCAAACAAAAAATAACAGGCAAAGGCAATGTTGTTAACACTGTCTCCGGTTTTGTTAATCTTTACGTAGGCATCTTCCAACAGATACTCTTCGTATTTCTCATCCATAGCTTGTGTTGATTATATGTTGTTTCACACTAATTTCGTTCTGGTAGCTGACATCCATATGAACGGGTAGCCAGTGTATCAAAATAAGGTGGCGGATTATGTGCAATCACTTGTTCAATAGCCATCTGGGCATAACTGGTCTGTCTTTGTGTACAGTAACGAGCCCGATTATAATTTCCCCGGTAATACAACTGACTCTGTTCATCAATCACAACTGCCTGTGGGGTTGAGTATACTCCGCACTTCTTCGCTAGTGACTGATTCTCATCTGTAACTACTCCTATATTTGTATCTTTCAACAACTCCCTTGCAGATTCAATCTCTTCTTTCTGAGATACTACTGCATAAAAGTCCATTTTATCCGCATAATTTCTGGTCAGTGTAATAAAATGCTGTATATTAAATCGAGAACAAGGACATTCAGGATTAAAGAAATGAATCAGTACAGGTTTTTTGCTTTTTATCTGGATTTCTTCAGGCAATGATATATAGGTGCCTGTGTCTATGCTTTTATACCCTTTGGGAACAGGTGTAGGCAGCTGATACTGTAATTCCTGTTGCCAAAACAGAAAAGCAATACCTGAGATTGCAGCTGAAGTCAACAATATAGCCAGCACCTTGTTTAGCATATATAGAAAAGTAAAGCGTATATCAAATTTACAGGAGAACTTATAAATTCAGAAACTCCCTGACAGACAAGTGTGTTTACAACAGGTAGGAAAACCTTGCAGCAGATAGATGCAAAATGTCTATTTAAGGTAATGCAAGGTTTTCTTACCTTTACATTTAAATTCTTTCCTGTCTATCATCATCACACAGAGTAGGATACAAACCTCTTTAAGGCAACAGTGCTTGATTGTCAGTTAGTAACAGAAATATGGAGAAGCCGTTTAAAGTATATACATCTTCAGCAGGTTCGGGAAAAACGTATACGCTAACCAAAGAATACCTGAAGCTCGCCTTAAAAAGTGATGACCCGTTTTATTTCAGGCATATTCTGGCTATTACCTTTACCAATGATGCGGCCAATGAAATGAAAGAACGGATTCTGGGTGCCTTGCGTGGGTTTGCAGATCCAGATTCCTTACCCGAAAACAAACGCCCTGGCAATCAACAGTTGTTGGATATCATTGTACAGGAACTGAACCAAATTGATCGTGTAGAGCCTCTCACTGAACAAATACTTCGCCGACGTGCCGGACGGGCATTTTCCCACATTCTTCACGATTATTCTGACTTTGCCGTCAGTACCATCGACAGTTTTGTAAACCGTCTGGTAGGTGCGTTTACTGAAGAGCTGGATATTCCCTTTAACTATGAAGTTTCGATGGAAGGCATTGAACTAGTATCCAATGCCGTAGACCGCCTCCTCAATCGGATTGGTCATGACGAGGAGAAGATATTGTCTGAAATGCTGGAAGCCTATGCACTGGAGATTACCGACGAAGGAAAAAGCTGGAATGGATTACCGGATAATCTGGCAGAATTTGGAGCCCAGCTGCTCAGTGAAAAAGTAACAGAAGCCATGGATCGAATCAAACATCTCACGATGGATGATTTCAAAACAACACGGGCAATTATTGAACAACGCAAAGAAGAGCTTAAAACCAAAATAGCCGAATCAGCTCAAATGTCTTTGGAGACCATGCAGACGTATGGTTTGGATAGTAAATACTTCCAGCAGGGTCAACGAGGTATTTGGGGGTATTTTGACAAGAATGCCAACAATATAGATCGGGAGTTGGACAAAGAAGTATCTCCTACCCTTCAGGAGCTTTTTTATGCAGACGAATGGGCTAGTAAAACCACGAAGGAAGAAAAACGTCGAGCCATAGCAGAACTGCAACCCACACTATTCAGTGTGTTTGAAAATATCGAAAAAATGAAAGGAGACTGGCTGCTCCTTGAAAACATACTGCAACACTATTATAAACTGTCTGTTATTCATGAGATTAGCCACGAGCTACGTCTGATTAAATCAGACAAAAATCAGGTACTGATTTCTGATTTCAATCAGGCACTGGTAAATATAATTCTGAAAGAGCCTGTACCATTTATTTATGAACGGCTAGGCGAGAAATACAACCACATTCTGATTGATGAATTTCAGGATACATCTGTACTACAATGGAATAACTTGCTACCCCTATTGGAAAACGGTTTGGCTAAAGGACATTTCAGTCTGATTGTAGGAGATGCCAAACAAGCCATTTACCGCTGGCGGGGTGGTGATATGGAGCAGATTGTACACCTGTCTAACAAGCGCTTTGACGTTTTGTTAAGCCGCCATCAGGAGCCAGACCTGCTCGGAGTTCGCTATGAGACTATTAATTACACGCTGGCCAAAGAACGACTCAATACAAACTTTCGCAGTACCCGTGAAATTATAGAGTTTAACAACGATATATTCCGAACACTGGCGGATATGTATGGAGCTGACCGCCAGTTGCTGGCTGAAGTATATGACGAATTTGCCTCTCAGGAAGTCCCTGCAACAGCCAAAACAGGTGGCCATATTGAAATTCAGTTTATTGATTCAGCGAAAGAAGACGATGATACAGCCGAAGACGGACTTTCTGCCTATGAGAGACGTACCCTTGAAGCTGTTTTACGCAATGTACAAGACGTACTGGAAGCAGGATATACTCACCGGGATATTGCAGTCTTATGTCGTCAGAACAAATATGCCCGTCTGGTTGCCAATTTCCTCAAAGATCGTGGTGTAGATATTATCTCACAGGACTCTTTATTGCTTCAGTCCTCACCTGCCATCTCTTTGCTGATTTCCTTTCTTAAAATATTACATTCGCCAGACGATACGTTGGCTCGATATGAGGCTTTACATCTTTTTTATCAGCATATCCTTCAGCAGATGCCTCAGCTTACTCCCAATGAATGGGAGGTCATGCGCAAAGGATCTTCTCTCAAGCCTTTATTCTCCCATCTGGAAGGAAAAGAATATTTTCTGAATCCTTTCCGGCTTCAGCAAATGGGGTTGTATGAACTCGGGGCGACACTGGTACAAACCTTCCGGCTGGCCGAACTGAACGGACAAACACCCTACATTTATCGTTTTCTGGATGTATTGCTCGATTTTTCAGTCAAACAAAGTAACCATCTGGGAGAATTTATGGACTTTTGGGAACGGAAAAAGGAGGTATTGTATATTAATACGCCCAAAGACAAAGATGCAGTGACCGTTACCTCTGTCCACAAATCCAAAGGTCTGGAATATCCGATAGTGCTTGTTCCTTTTGCAGATTGGGACATGTTTCCCAGACCCGGAGAGATATGGTGGATGAGCTTGGATACAAACCGATTATCCTATGAATCCCCTTATCTCAAAGACATTTCATTGCGGTCTACTCCTATCACACCTAAAAAGGAACTAACACGGACTCCCTTGCGGAAACAATACGAAGAAGATACGGAGAAGCTATTCATTGAGAATATGAATCTGTTGTATGTGGCTCTCACACGGCCTACAGACCGGCTTTACCTGTTAGGCAAAGAGTTTGACTTCTCCAAACGAACAGACCGCATCAATGTAAGTATGTTGCTACACGATTATCTGGACCAGAAGGAGTTATGGGAGCCTCACCGTCCGCACTATATTTTACGGGAAGGAACCCTAAAACCCACTCCTAAGGAGGTTGCACAGGAGAATGAAGTATTTCTGGTAACCAATGACCCAGTGGCAGACTGGCACAAGAAAGCCAGACTTCGCCGTATGGCCTCCCGAATGTTTGATACAGAAACTTTTGAAAAAGAAAGAGATCATGCTCAAAAGTTATGTGAAGCATTGCGTCATCTTGAGAGCGATGCACAAATTGAGCTTTGTCTGGATAAATTTGAAAGTGAAGGCAGTATCAGCGAAAGTGAACGAAATTCCTTTCGAAGAGATCTCGAGGAGATTATCAGTCAATCGGCTTTGCGACCTCACTTCTCTCCCAAGGCTGAGGTAAAGCCTGTGAAAGATATTCTTTCCAGACATACACTCAATCTGATTCCTCCGGATCGCGTCATTGTCAATGGAAGTGCTGTTACCATTATGAGTTATATATCGGGTGATTCTCAGGAGGATGCTGAAAAATTATTGAACCGATACGCTAAAGCATTAAGACAAATGGGCTATCAGGAAGTAGAAAAACTCATTGTCAATACCCAGACACTGGAAGTAACAACCTTCACTACAGCTGTAGGAAGTATGTAAACTACTTTAAGAGGTTATCTAAAATATCGTTCGAATATTCAAGGTAAAAAAACAAGGGTTTCCTTCGAAATCCTACTATTTTTACCGCGAAAATTCATATCACACTTCGTAAATTATACACTAATGCATATTCAGCCCGCCAGCCGGATGAATCTGGTACAGGAATACTACTTCTCTACCAAGTTAAAAGAAATTGCAGCAATGCAAAGTCGTGGCATACAAGTTATTAATCTGGGTATTGGCAGTCCGGATCTGCCACCCTCTCCTGAAACCATTACTACTTTAGGAGAAGCTGCTCAGAATCCAAAGAATCATGCGTATCAGAGTTATATTGGATCACCTGTATTACGGGAAGCTTTCGCCAACTGGTATCATACCTGGTATGGTGTAACCTTAAATCCCGCCAATGAAATTTTACCTCTTCTAGGTTCAAAAGAAGGTATTATGCATATTGCTATGACCTATCTGGAAGCAGGAGATCAGGTATTAGTCCCCAATCCAGGTTATCCAACCTACCGTTCAGCCTCCTTACTGACAGGTGCAACCATAGTAGACTATACTCTATCTGAAGAAAATGACTGGCTGCCTGACTTCGAAGAAATGGAAAAACAGGATCTGAGCCGGGTAAAGCTTATGTGGGTCAACTACCCTCATATGCCAACAGGTGCACAGGCTAATACAGAGTTCTTTGAGAAACTAATAGCCTTTGGAAAGAAACATAATATTCTGATTGTCAATGACAATCCTTATAGTTTTATTCTAAATGACAAGCCTTTGAGCATTCTGTCAGTAGAGGGAGCCAAAGATATAGCACTGGAATTAAACTCGCTTAGCAAGTCTCACAATATGGCAGGCTGGCGAATAGGCATGCTTGGTGGCAATCCAAACTTTATCGCGGATGTGCTCCGCTTTAAAAGCAATATGGACTCTGGTATGTTTTTACCAGCCCAGTTGGCTGCTGCCAAAGCCCTGCACAATCCTCCGGAATGGTATGATAAAGTAAACACTATCTATCGCGAACGGCAGCAAAAGGTATTTGAACTTCTATGGCGCCTGGGGTGCGATTTCTCAGAAAATCAACAAGGTATGTTTGTGTGGGCCAAAATTCCGTCAACCTACAAAGATGGGTATACCTTATCCGATGAAATATTGCAGAAAGCCCATGTATTTATTACTCCTGGTGGTATATTCGGATCACAAGGCAATAATTATATTCGTGCGTCCCTTTGCAGTGATGTATCTGTTTTTGAAGAGTCTATTGAGCGGGTAACTCTGGCATTGCAATAAACTTCATTCACAGGAATCTTTGTGGATACTTACGAAGATTCCTGTATTTACCAGAGTTCAAATGTTGTCAGTATATCGTATCCCTGAATATATGAATCGACGCCATTTTCTCCAGGCCACACTGGCCACCAGTACTTTGTTAACGACTACTTCTGTATGGGCAAAACCCAAGTCAAAGATGCAGATCTGTGTATTTTCCAAACAATTACAGTGGGCCGACAGCTATCAGCATATGGCTGAGATAGCAGCTGAAATTGGCTTTGATGGTATAGATCTGACCGTTCGTCCGGGTGGGCATGTTTTGCCGGAACGGGTAACAGATGATTTGCCTAAAGCCCATGAAGCCATTAGAAAGGCAGGCTTAGCACTGCCAATGATTGTTACCCATCTTACCAAGGCAGATAGTGAAGCAGAAAATATTCTCAAAACAGCAGCCTCACTGGGAGTTCGTTATTATCGTACAGGCAATTATTACTATAAACCACAGACTGACATACTCTCGCAACTCAGACAGTTCAACGTATCATTAAAGGAACTCTCCCTTCTGAGTCAGAAATACAAAATAGCAGGCTGTTATCAGAATCATGCCAGTATACCCCCAACTTTTTATGTAGGTGCTGCCATCTGGGATCTAAAAGAACTGCTCACTGGAATAAATCCGGACTGGATGGGAGTCCAGTATGATATCAATCACGCCACGGCTGAAGGAGGTGATAACTGGCCTATCAATCTGCAATTAATCGCACCCTATGTTCGAACGTTTGATATCAAGGATTTCTATTGGGACAGAAAAGAAGGCAAACGATTTAAACACCACTGTGCCTTAGGCGAAGGAACTGTAGATTTTAAGACCTACCTCCCTCTAGCCAAAAAATATCAGTTTACAGGTCCTGTTTCC
This genomic window contains:
- a CDS encoding L-type lectin-domain containing protein; this encodes MRVPLLLLAGMVVAISSAQSPFKLMGDAAPMDGGCIQLTPDVPYSEGLAYSTQKLNLNTYFEIQFDIYLGTKEEGADGITFVVHNDPNQYQAFGTWGECMGYGRWSKDYVAGNYISPSVAVEFDTYYNARQNDPYCDHAAYLENGTNFHTQYWNNNTDNYNLEDGKLHDFRFRWNPEKQLITVFLDGHIVYSGKKDLIHEVFKGATQVIWGFTASTGRASNLQYFCLKQIAVYKIPSRAVKPVKPAIPNLTLQTAPKMDHNQAAISEVTSVQTPRLDQVPLLR
- a CDS encoding NADAR family protein is translated as MTPSFTLDSPMPPIWIMYPHISQYSIGWRMGYGEGYKFNLGDWKENLSEEQRRQYEEMFPHPVFWREYYNPDYDFEDIEDFECGTVQLWHKNGEMQYSREKLIEQVKSAPLSYLFFWKPNPDALDKFCLGQWQPSYFEVDEGEYTCAEQYMMAEKARLFEDAETESRIMQSTDPKEMKALGQKVKNFDQSIWDKAKYSIVLNGNYYKFTQNKDMRDYLLSTGNQILVEASPLDTIWGIGLAEDNAKALDPTTWRGSNLLGFALMEVRDELRKVYKNYHIIDWSKLKEYTV
- a CDS encoding GAF domain-containing protein, which gives rise to MDEKYEEYLLEDAYVKINKTGDSVNNIAFACYFLFGCIIAFQYGTFKIAFGVGGLCLVMYYGTKFLLPKSSFYQYIGSVIVALFSAQFIYQMHGMFEMHFFVFIGATLLIAYQNWRLQLPNIIVVVIHHGIFAYLQYKGNAEIYFTQQTYMDLETFLFHGALATVVVLICGYWAYILERKTKREMFIKAGVLQQVNNIRHNIEFADAISQGNLAAIYTIMDDKDELGKSLLKMQASLTIAQKKDMQDKFMTLGLAQMGEILRNSSDIQSLSYEIISHMVKYLKANQGGIFILQDKESDPYLELTACYAYDRKKYLKKRIEIGEGLIGQVVLEKDTIFLTDIPHDYVHITSGLGEANPGCILIVPLKLNDEVEGALELASFNVFEKHEIELVEKLAESIASAVSATRTNENTKKLLEELKQQTEMLRSQEEEMRQNMEELAATQEEMERRQAEMEEMRIEEVTRLQNRIKELEG
- a CDS encoding thioredoxin fold domain-containing protein, with product MLNKVLAILLTSAAISGIAFLFWQQELQYQLPTPVPKGYKSIDTGTYISLPEEIQIKSKKPVLIHFFNPECPCSRFNIQHFITLTRNYADKMDFYAVVSQKEEIESARELLKDTNIGVVTDENQSLAKKCGVYSTPQAVVIDEQSQLYYRGNYNRARYCTQRQTSYAQMAIEQVIAHNPPPYFDTLATRSYGCQLPERN
- a CDS encoding UvrD-helicase domain-containing protein, yielding MEKPFKVYTSSAGSGKTYTLTKEYLKLALKSDDPFYFRHILAITFTNDAANEMKERILGALRGFADPDSLPENKRPGNQQLLDIIVQELNQIDRVEPLTEQILRRRAGRAFSHILHDYSDFAVSTIDSFVNRLVGAFTEELDIPFNYEVSMEGIELVSNAVDRLLNRIGHDEEKILSEMLEAYALEITDEGKSWNGLPDNLAEFGAQLLSEKVTEAMDRIKHLTMDDFKTTRAIIEQRKEELKTKIAESAQMSLETMQTYGLDSKYFQQGQRGIWGYFDKNANNIDRELDKEVSPTLQELFYADEWASKTTKEEKRRAIAELQPTLFSVFENIEKMKGDWLLLENILQHYYKLSVIHEISHELRLIKSDKNQVLISDFNQALVNIILKEPVPFIYERLGEKYNHILIDEFQDTSVLQWNNLLPLLENGLAKGHFSLIVGDAKQAIYRWRGGDMEQIVHLSNKRFDVLLSRHQEPDLLGVRYETINYTLAKERLNTNFRSTREIIEFNNDIFRTLADMYGADRQLLAEVYDEFASQEVPATAKTGGHIEIQFIDSAKEDDDTAEDGLSAYERRTLEAVLRNVQDVLEAGYTHRDIAVLCRQNKYARLVANFLKDRGVDIISQDSLLLQSSPAISLLISFLKILHSPDDTLARYEALHLFYQHILQQMPQLTPNEWEVMRKGSSLKPLFSHLEGKEYFLNPFRLQQMGLYELGATLVQTFRLAELNGQTPYIYRFLDVLLDFSVKQSNHLGEFMDFWERKKEVLYINTPKDKDAVTVTSVHKSKGLEYPIVLVPFADWDMFPRPGEIWWMSLDTNRLSYESPYLKDISLRSTPITPKKELTRTPLRKQYEEDTEKLFIENMNLLYVALTRPTDRLYLLGKEFDFSKRTDRINVSMLLHDYLDQKELWEPHRPHYILREGTLKPTPKEVAQENEVFLVTNDPVADWHKKARLRRMASRMFDTETFEKERDHAQKLCEALRHLESDAQIELCLDKFESEGSISESERNSFRRDLEEIISQSALRPHFSPKAEVKPVKDILSRHTLNLIPPDRVIVNGSAVTIMSYISGDSQEDAEKLLNRYAKALRQMGYQEVEKLIVNTQTLEVTTFTTAVGSM
- a CDS encoding pyridoxal phosphate-dependent aminotransferase, whose protein sequence is MHIQPASRMNLVQEYYFSTKLKEIAAMQSRGIQVINLGIGSPDLPPSPETITTLGEAAQNPKNHAYQSYIGSPVLREAFANWYHTWYGVTLNPANEILPLLGSKEGIMHIAMTYLEAGDQVLVPNPGYPTYRSASLLTGATIVDYTLSEENDWLPDFEEMEKQDLSRVKLMWVNYPHMPTGAQANTEFFEKLIAFGKKHNILIVNDNPYSFILNDKPLSILSVEGAKDIALELNSLSKSHNMAGWRIGMLGGNPNFIADVLRFKSNMDSGMFLPAQLAAAKALHNPPEWYDKVNTIYRERQQKVFELLWRLGCDFSENQQGMFVWAKIPSTYKDGYTLSDEILQKAHVFITPGGIFGSQGNNYIRASLCSDVSVFEESIERVTLALQ
- a CDS encoding sugar phosphate isomerase/epimerase family protein produces the protein MNRRHFLQATLATSTLLTTTSVWAKPKSKMQICVFSKQLQWADSYQHMAEIAAEIGFDGIDLTVRPGGHVLPERVTDDLPKAHEAIRKAGLALPMIVTHLTKADSEAENILKTAASLGVRYYRTGNYYYKPQTDILSQLRQFNVSLKELSLLSQKYKIAGCYQNHASIPPTFYVGAAIWDLKELLTGINPDWMGVQYDINHATAEGGDNWPINLQLIAPYVRTFDIKDFYWDRKEGKRFKHHCALGEGTVDFKTYLPLAKKYQFTGPVSMHFEQSLGGAENGNRTLTIDKKEVIAAMKKDLHTLRTWLAENGF